One genomic segment of Nocardia spumae includes these proteins:
- a CDS encoding TIGR04282 family arsenosugar biosynthesis glycosyltransferase: MTTLPFTLLVVAKAPVAGFAKTRLTPPLSPGEAADLAAASLLDTLAAVRASSAARAVVAWTGELDRAQRRREIDAALRDFDIVAQRGADFGIRLANAHADAARAGFPVLQIGMDTPQADSVLLTECGKRLLSEGDSVLGPAADGGWWALGLSDPRHARVLAEVPMSTDRTGQMTREALSRIGCHIALLPELDDVDRYDDIAGVAAGCQGLFATAAARLISAAAGHHR, from the coding sequence ATGACAACACTGCCGTTCACGCTGCTCGTCGTGGCGAAGGCTCCGGTGGCCGGATTCGCCAAAACGCGGCTGACACCACCCCTGTCACCGGGTGAGGCCGCCGACCTGGCCGCCGCCTCACTGCTGGACACCCTGGCCGCGGTACGGGCCAGCAGCGCCGCGCGAGCGGTGGTGGCCTGGACCGGTGAGCTGGATCGCGCGCAGCGCCGGCGCGAGATCGACGCGGCGTTGCGGGATTTCGATATCGTCGCTCAGCGCGGGGCCGATTTCGGGATTCGGCTGGCCAACGCGCACGCCGATGCCGCCCGCGCCGGATTTCCGGTTCTGCAGATCGGGATGGACACCCCGCAGGCCGACTCGGTCCTGCTGACCGAATGCGGGAAAAGGCTGCTGTCGGAAGGCGATTCGGTTCTCGGACCGGCCGCCGACGGTGGCTGGTGGGCGCTCGGCCTGTCGGATCCGCGCCATGCCAGAGTGCTCGCGGAGGTGCCGATGTCCACCGATCGGACCGGGCAGATGACTCGAGAGGCGCTGTCGCGTATCGGATGTCACATCGCACTGCTTCCCGAGCTCGACGATGTCGACCGCTACGACGACATCGCCGGGGTCGCGGCCGGCTGCCAGGGATTGTTCGCCACCGCCGCGGCGCGGCTCATCTCGGCTGCCGCCGGCCACCACCGATGA
- a CDS encoding molybdopterin-dependent oxidoreductase: MTAGAGDRLLLPAAVRARIAAARSPEVAARIGIAIGGTVTLCFVTGLISHWIQHPPSWFAWPAHPVWLYRVTQGTHVVSGVITIPLVLVKLWSVYPRLFARPILGNPLRVAERGAIAMLVGSILFQLATGLCNIAQFYPWRFFFTTTHYAMAYIAFGALAIHLAVTLPVVRDVLTRRGPGPRADADAAHRPRRSTAAAVAPRRVVLTAAAVSAAVAGLSIAGQSVPWLRRVSVLAPRSGTGPQAVPINRTARQAAVVERALDPDYRLTVAVGSRIRAFSRAELTSLPQHAAVLPMACVEGWSVSAHWSGIRLRDLLAAVGGYGGGEVTVRSLEQGGLYSSSSLPHPHVVDDSTLIALRLNGSDLDVDHGFPCRLIAPNRPGVLQTKWLSRIEAGP, from the coding sequence ATGACGGCGGGCGCCGGGGATCGACTGCTGCTGCCCGCCGCGGTGCGCGCCCGCATCGCCGCGGCGCGCTCCCCGGAGGTCGCGGCACGGATCGGCATCGCGATCGGTGGCACGGTGACGCTGTGCTTCGTCACCGGCCTGATCAGCCACTGGATCCAGCATCCGCCCTCGTGGTTCGCCTGGCCGGCGCATCCGGTGTGGCTGTACCGGGTCACCCAGGGAACCCACGTGGTCAGTGGAGTGATCACGATTCCGCTGGTGCTGGTGAAACTGTGGTCGGTATATCCCCGCCTGTTCGCCCGGCCGATCCTCGGTAACCCGCTGCGGGTGGCCGAACGCGGTGCCATCGCGATGCTGGTCGGATCGATACTCTTCCAACTGGCGACCGGACTGTGCAACATCGCTCAGTTCTACCCGTGGCGGTTCTTCTTCACGACCACGCATTACGCGATGGCCTACATCGCCTTCGGCGCTCTCGCGATCCATCTGGCGGTCACATTGCCTGTCGTGCGAGACGTGCTCACCCGGCGGGGACCCGGGCCGCGAGCCGACGCCGACGCCGCGCACCGGCCGCGGCGATCGACGGCGGCCGCGGTGGCCCCGAGACGTGTGGTGCTGACCGCCGCGGCCGTTTCGGCCGCCGTGGCGGGATTGTCCATCGCCGGCCAGTCGGTGCCGTGGCTGCGCCGGGTCTCCGTGCTCGCCCCGCGCAGCGGAACCGGACCGCAGGCGGTGCCGATCAACCGCACCGCCCGGCAGGCCGCCGTGGTCGAGCGAGCCCTCGATCCGGACTACCGGCTGACCGTCGCGGTGGGATCTCGCATCCGCGCGTTCTCGCGGGCGGAATTGACGAGCCTGCCGCAGCATGCCGCCGTCCTCCCGATGGCCTGCGTGGAGGGGTGGAGCGTATCGGCCCACTGGTCGGGAATACGGCTGCGCGACCTGCTCGCCGCGGTCGGCGGCTACGGCGGCGGCGAGGTCACCGTCCGCTCCCTGGAACAGGGCGGTCTCTACAGCAGTTCATCGCTCCCGCATCCGCACGTGGTGGACGATTCGACTCTGATCGCCTTGCGGCTCAACGGATCCGATCTCGATGTGGATCACGGGTTCCCGTGTCGTCTCATCGCACCGAACCGGCCGGGTGTGCTGCAGACCAAATGGCTGTCACGGATCGAGGCCGGGCCATGA